One genomic window of Desulfatibacillum aliphaticivorans DSM 15576 includes the following:
- a CDS encoding HigA family addiction module antitoxin produces the protein MAKAQINEYLPDYLTSPGEVLEDYLDAYGMTQAELALRTGLSKKTINEIIKGKSPITPETALKFERPLGRPAHFWNNLERQYQEDKVRLAEKERLESHLDWLNRFPVKDMIRLGWILESKDKLKLLEALLNFFGIASPEQWKDVWLQHQVAYRQTNRFEAHAEAISAWLRQGETQAREIDCQPFDSKKFRAALNNIRGLTRQAPEVFIPALVGLCASSGVAVVFVPELPKTGVFGATRWISGKGVIQLSLYYKSNDLFWFTFFHEAGHILKHGHKDIFIEYDGLIDEQEKEADAYARDKLIPPQQLRKFLERWDYRTHAPIEKFADQIGIARGIVVGRLQHDKLMPPTHGNKLKVFFRWSDTTPKTII, from the coding sequence ATGGCAAAGGCGCAAATAAATGAATATTTGCCTGATTATCTAACCAGCCCTGGAGAGGTGCTGGAAGATTATCTGGATGCATACGGTATGACTCAGGCTGAGTTGGCCTTACGAACGGGTCTATCAAAAAAAACTATCAACGAAATAATCAAAGGCAAATCCCCCATAACCCCGGAAACGGCCTTGAAATTCGAGCGTCCTTTGGGGCGCCCCGCTCATTTTTGGAATAACTTGGAGCGTCAGTATCAGGAAGATAAGGTTCGGTTGGCTGAAAAGGAACGACTAGAATCGCATCTGGATTGGTTAAATAGATTTCCTGTCAAGGACATGATTCGTTTGGGCTGGATATTGGAATCAAAAGATAAACTAAAATTGCTGGAGGCTCTACTTAACTTTTTTGGGATAGCCTCACCCGAACAGTGGAAAGATGTCTGGCTCCAGCACCAGGTAGCCTATCGCCAAACAAACAGGTTTGAAGCGCATGCTGAAGCCATTTCCGCATGGCTTCGCCAGGGGGAAACCCAGGCCAGGGAAATTGATTGCCAACCATTTGATTCTAAAAAATTTAGAGCTGCTTTAAATAATATTCGCGGCCTAACCCGCCAAGCCCCGGAAGTTTTTATTCCGGCCCTTGTGGGGCTTTGTGCATCATCTGGTGTGGCTGTTGTCTTCGTGCCTGAGCTCCCCAAAACCGGCGTCTTTGGAGCAACACGATGGATTAGCGGGAAGGGAGTTATTCAGCTAAGCCTTTATTATAAAAGCAATGATCTTTTTTGGTTCACTTTCTTTCATGAAGCTGGTCATATACTTAAACATGGGCACAAAGATATTTTTATCGAATATGATGGGCTGATTGATGAACAGGAAAAGGAAGCTGATGCTTATGCCCGGGATAAGTTAATTCCCCCGCAGCAACTCCGTAAATTTTTGGAGCGTTGGGATTACCGCACCCACGCTCCCATAGAAAAATTTGCAGATCAGATTGGAATTGCACGAGGCATTGTGGTCGGTAGACTCCAACATGATAAATTGATGCCCCCCACCCATGGCAACAAGCTAAAAGTTTTTTTTCGCTGGAGCGACACAACCCCCAAGACAATTATATAA
- a CDS encoding type II toxin-antitoxin system RelE/ParE family toxin: MNIQFKNKKIAKVFSESSQLVKTHGNDRAKKIRIRFKELRAATSLMDFWPPKSPPGRCHELTEGKRSGQLSVDLDHPYRLIFKPAHDPVPVKEDGGLDWSRVTAIMIIGVEDTHGKGANK, encoded by the coding sequence ATGAACATACAATTCAAAAATAAGAAGATCGCCAAAGTTTTTTCGGAATCTTCTCAACTTGTAAAAACTCATGGGAATGATAGAGCGAAAAAAATTCGTATCCGCTTTAAGGAATTAAGGGCGGCCACAAGTTTGATGGATTTCTGGCCCCCGAAAAGTCCTCCAGGCAGGTGCCATGAGTTGACTGAGGGAAAGCGGTCTGGCCAGTTAAGCGTTGACCTGGATCACCCATATCGTTTGATTTTCAAACCTGCCCACGATCCCGTTCCTGTTAAGGAGGACGGTGGACTTGACTGGTCTAGGGTCACCGCAATTATGATTATCGGTGTGGAGGACACCCATGGCAAAGGCGCAAATAAATGA
- a CDS encoding PFL family protein, giving the protein MYNDQELFSTLHMLRNENLDVRTVTLGVNLIDCVSHDLEVFKSNIRKKITGLAKNLVETCNQVGEKYGVQVVNKRISVSPIAVAAAPFSPGQMVEVAKTLDSIAQDVNVDFIGGFSALVEKGIANGDDSLIRAIPQALAETQRMCSSVNVASTRAGINMDAVLRMAKAIKEAAALTADADGLACAKLCVFCNIPQDVPFMAGAYLGIGEADAVVSVGVSGPGVVKAAIDRAVQAEPDMGLGRIAEVIKLTACKVTRVGELIGREVAKTLGLPFGVVDLSLAPTPTVGDSVGEIFESLGLLKMGLPGSTAALAMLNDAVKKGGAFASSHVGGLSGAFIPVSEDLNIAQAAAEGHLNLEKLEAMTSVCSVGLDMVAIPGNVSVETLAGIIADEMAIGMINSKTTATRLIPVPGKKAGDLAEFGGLLGHAEIIEVKQAAADNLFVRRAGRIPAPIHSLKN; this is encoded by the coding sequence ATGTATAACGACCAGGAGCTTTTCTCCACATTGCACATGCTCAGGAACGAAAACCTGGATGTGCGCACCGTGACACTGGGGGTCAATCTCATCGACTGCGTGAGCCACGACCTGGAGGTCTTTAAATCCAACATCCGCAAAAAGATAACTGGTCTGGCCAAGAATTTGGTGGAAACCTGCAATCAGGTGGGGGAGAAATACGGCGTCCAGGTGGTTAACAAACGCATCTCCGTCAGCCCCATCGCCGTTGCGGCCGCGCCGTTCTCGCCGGGTCAGATGGTGGAGGTGGCCAAAACCCTGGACTCCATCGCCCAGGACGTGAACGTGGATTTTATCGGCGGGTTTTCCGCCCTGGTGGAAAAAGGCATTGCCAACGGAGACGACTCCCTGATCCGCGCCATTCCCCAGGCCCTGGCCGAAACCCAGCGCATGTGCAGCTCGGTGAACGTGGCCTCCACCCGGGCCGGCATCAACATGGACGCCGTCTTACGAATGGCCAAGGCCATCAAGGAAGCCGCCGCCCTCACCGCCGACGCCGACGGCCTGGCCTGCGCCAAGCTCTGCGTGTTTTGCAACATCCCCCAGGACGTGCCTTTTATGGCGGGCGCTTATTTGGGAATTGGCGAGGCTGATGCTGTTGTAAGCGTAGGCGTCAGCGGGCCGGGTGTGGTCAAGGCGGCCATCGACCGGGCCGTCCAGGCCGAGCCGGACATGGGCCTGGGCCGCATTGCGGAAGTCATCAAGCTGACGGCCTGCAAGGTCACCAGGGTGGGGGAATTGATCGGGCGGGAAGTGGCCAAAACCCTGGGCCTTCCTTTCGGCGTGGTGGACTTGTCCCTGGCGCCGACCCCGACCGTGGGCGACTCCGTCGGCGAAATCTTCGAAAGCCTGGGGCTTCTTAAAATGGGGCTGCCCGGCAGCACCGCCGCTCTGGCCATGCTGAACGACGCCGTGAAAAAAGGCGGCGCATTCGCCAGCTCCCACGTGGGCGGGCTGAGCGGGGCTTTCATCCCGGTCAGCGAAGATTTGAACATCGCCCAGGCCGCCGCCGAAGGGCATTTGAACCTGGAAAAGCTGGAAGCCATGACCTCGGTCTGCTCCGTGGGCCTGGACATGGTGGCCATCCCCGGAAACGTTTCCGTGGAAACCCTGGCGGGCATCATCGCGGACGAAATGGCCATTGGCATGATCAACTCCAAGACCACGGCCACGCGGCTTATCCCGGTGCCCGGCAAAAAAGCCGGCGACCTGGCCGAATTCGGAGGCCTCTTGGGCCATGCGGAAATCATCGAAGTCAAGCAGGCCGCCGCCGACAACCTGTTCGTCCGCCGCGCCGGCCGCATCCCCGCACCGATCCACAGCTTGAAAAACTAA
- a CDS encoding glycine cleavage system protein R has product MEKVIITVLGQDRPGIIAAVSQSLFEQDCNIENISQMVLQSEFAGLFVITAPEGATIEGVRESLNKVLAAMNLEVQAKALTKPQTPASTPAVEPFLITTMGPDAKGLVARITAVLAKHGANVTNFKAVFHGGQNPDRNIMVYEVDVPADGNREALYAGLRSKAKEMGLEIIIQHRDIFDAVNKI; this is encoded by the coding sequence ATGGAAAAAGTTATTATTACGGTCCTGGGACAGGACCGGCCGGGCATTATCGCCGCTGTCTCCCAATCGCTTTTTGAGCAGGACTGCAATATTGAAAACATCTCCCAGATGGTTCTCCAGTCCGAATTCGCCGGACTCTTTGTGATTACCGCTCCGGAAGGCGCCACGATAGAAGGCGTCAGGGAATCTCTGAATAAGGTCCTGGCCGCCATGAACCTGGAGGTGCAGGCCAAAGCGCTGACAAAGCCCCAGACCCCGGCGTCGACGCCGGCAGTGGAGCCCTTTCTCATCACCACCATGGGGCCGGACGCCAAGGGCCTGGTGGCGCGCATTACCGCGGTATTGGCCAAGCACGGCGCCAATGTCACCAATTTTAAAGCCGTCTTCCACGGCGGGCAAAACCCGGACCGGAACATCATGGTATACGAAGTGGACGTCCCCGCCGATGGAAACCGCGAGGCTTTGTACGCCGGACTGCGGTCTAAAGCCAAGGAAATGGGGCTGGAAATCATCATCCAGCATCGGGACATCTTTGACGCCGTAAACAAGATCTAA
- a CDS encoding shikimate kinase has protein sequence MEPKRNVVLIGMPAVGKSTIGVLLAKSLGFSFVDTDIIIQAGEGVTLQEIIDAKGLAFFREVEERYICGLEHHCHVIATGGSAVYSDKAMAHLAENGVIVHLRIDLESLEQRLADIGNRGVVMDPGQTVADLYAARRPLYLKYGRIAVECQSLTPDQIVGRIIQALDENPGILKPETEC, from the coding sequence ATGGAACCCAAACGCAACGTTGTCCTCATCGGAATGCCCGCCGTGGGTAAAAGCACCATCGGCGTGCTGTTGGCAAAATCTTTAGGCTTTTCCTTTGTGGACACCGACATCATCATCCAGGCCGGTGAGGGCGTCACCCTCCAGGAGATCATCGACGCAAAAGGCCTGGCCTTCTTCCGGGAGGTGGAGGAACGCTACATTTGCGGCCTGGAGCATCATTGCCACGTCATCGCCACAGGGGGAAGCGCGGTGTACAGCGACAAGGCCATGGCTCATCTGGCTGAAAACGGAGTGATTGTGCATTTGCGAATCGACCTGGAGAGCCTGGAGCAGCGCCTGGCGGACATCGGAAACCGGGGCGTGGTCATGGACCCCGGCCAGACAGTAGCCGACCTTTATGCGGCCCGCAGGCCCCTTTATTTGAAATACGGCCGAATCGCCGTGGAATGCCAAAGCCTGACCCCGGATCAGATCGTGGGGCGAATCATCCAAGCTCTGGATGAGAACCCCGGCATTCTCAAGCCTGAGACCGAGTGCTGA
- the mltF gene encoding membrane-bound lytic murein transglycosylase MltF — translation MDLGLKNRVARAVRGIVAVAVAAQIISFQGCIGPTFEDDSLDQVMERGKITLLTRDSLHTHYIYRTQHTGFEYDLASAFADHLGVELEVRSVKEEKLFSLLRSGQGDFAAAGIRVTPVRKKLVDFSEPYAQSQMYLVAHKDNRLILSVDDIKGKTVYVRKGSAEEYCLRRLRDGGIHFKIETRRKTVDNLLSMVENKQIELTVTSDRTADLYRRYHPAIQTLFPIGDSMPVAWAVAPGQASLREAINRFLEQAEDNGAMHAVNTRYFGNGTYREYLDLRRFHNRIKSRLPRYQDMIKDVAREKNLDWRLIAAMMYQESHYDPEAVSRTGVKGLMQITRTTALEMGIENRLDPRQSIEAGADYLNKLIGMFPDVPEPERTRLALASYNVGYGHVRDAMALARDLDMNPMVWPTLEKTLPLLRQKKYYSKAKHGYCRGYEPIHYVNNVMAYYDILRRKAVVLRS, via the coding sequence GTGGATTTGGGACTGAAAAATCGTGTCGCCCGGGCCGTAAGGGGAATAGTCGCTGTAGCTGTTGCGGCCCAGATAATCAGTTTTCAAGGATGTATCGGGCCTACATTTGAAGACGACTCCCTGGATCAAGTCATGGAAAGGGGCAAGATCACCCTTTTAACCAGGGATTCGCTTCACACGCATTATATTTATAGAACTCAGCATACAGGATTTGAATACGACCTGGCATCGGCTTTCGCCGATCACCTGGGGGTCGAATTGGAGGTTCGATCCGTTAAAGAGGAGAAGCTGTTTTCCCTTCTCAGGAGCGGCCAGGGGGATTTTGCGGCCGCAGGCATCCGCGTCACTCCGGTCCGCAAAAAGCTGGTGGATTTTTCCGAGCCGTACGCCCAGTCGCAGATGTATCTTGTGGCCCATAAGGATAATCGTTTGATTCTTTCCGTGGACGATATAAAGGGAAAAACGGTTTACGTGCGAAAGGGGAGCGCGGAGGAATATTGCCTTCGCCGCTTGCGGGACGGCGGGATTCATTTCAAGATAGAAACCCGCAGGAAGACCGTGGACAACCTCCTTAGCATGGTGGAGAATAAGCAGATTGAACTGACCGTGACGAGCGACCGCACCGCCGATTTGTACCGGCGCTATCACCCTGCTATCCAGACCCTGTTCCCCATTGGCGATTCCATGCCTGTGGCCTGGGCTGTTGCGCCGGGCCAGGCTTCCCTGCGGGAAGCCATAAACCGCTTTTTGGAGCAGGCGGAGGATAACGGCGCCATGCACGCCGTCAATACGCGGTATTTCGGCAACGGAACTTATCGCGAATACCTGGATTTGAGACGCTTTCACAACCGCATCAAATCCCGTCTGCCCCGATACCAGGATATGATCAAGGACGTGGCCCGGGAAAAGAACCTGGACTGGCGCCTGATCGCCGCCATGATGTACCAGGAGTCCCACTACGACCCGGAAGCGGTGAGCCGCACCGGGGTAAAGGGGCTTATGCAGATCACCCGGACGACCGCCTTGGAGATGGGCATTGAAAACCGCCTGGATCCCCGGCAGAGCATCGAGGCCGGGGCTGACTATCTCAACAAGCTCATTGGAATGTTTCCGGACGTTCCGGAGCCGGAACGCACACGCCTGGCCCTGGCTTCCTATAACGTGGGGTACGGACACGTGAGGGACGCCATGGCTCTCGCCCGGGATTTGGACATGAACCCCATGGTCTGGCCCACCTTGGAAAAAACGCTGCCGCTTTTAAGGCAGAAGAAATACTATTCCAAGGCAAAGCACGGATACTGCCGGGGGTACGAACCCATCCACTACGTAAACAACGTCATGGCCTATTACGATATTCTCCGGCGCAAGGCCGTTGTCTTGAGATCATGA
- a CDS encoding archease, translating to MKKKTEYTLIDHTADYGFTLCAESPEELFANAALALTDLMLGDSPVEPRLKHRIKVEGEDRTDLMVNWLREILFLFAGEGEAFSHAEVETAEESFLCATVYTEAYDPEKHEILEEIKAVTYHQARVEQTDGGWECQVICDV from the coding sequence ATGAAAAAGAAAACCGAATACACGCTGATCGATCATACCGCGGACTACGGATTCACCCTTTGCGCGGAAAGCCCGGAAGAATTGTTTGCAAACGCGGCCCTTGCCCTGACCGACCTGATGCTGGGCGACTCCCCCGTAGAGCCCCGTTTGAAGCATCGAATAAAGGTTGAAGGGGAGGACCGGACGGATCTTATGGTCAACTGGCTCCGGGAAATTCTGTTTTTATTTGCAGGCGAAGGGGAGGCGTTCTCCCACGCTGAGGTGGAAACAGCGGAAGAGTCGTTTTTGTGCGCAACAGTGTATACGGAGGCGTACGACCCTGAAAAGCATGAAATCCTGGAGGAAATCAAGGCTGTGACCTACCATCAGGCCAGGGTTGAACAAACGGATGGCGGATGGGAGTGCCAGGTTATTTGCGACGTGTAA
- a CDS encoding RtcB family protein — MRLIEKSPYCYEIAQEGNMRVPGRIYTSKALMPGMEADQSLKQVANVATLPGIVKASMAMPDIHWGYGFSIGGVAAFDWQDGVISPGGVGYDINCGVRLAATSLDMDSLQPYLDKIADALYQGIPCGVGSTGFVKLNQKEAKRVLEQGSRWAVSQGMGADSDLEHTEENGCMGAADSEAVSERALQRGLKQLGTLGSGNHFLEVGVVDEVFDLAIADVYGLSEGQVTVFLHSGSRGLGYQVCDDYLARMTKKSKDLGIELPDRQLVCSWINSKLGKEYYSAMACAANYAWANRQILMHQAEEVLLKTLGMCPRDLGMRLIYDVCHNIAKKETHVVDGVSRALCVHRKGATRAFAPGHPDVCSAYRKVGQPVLVPGDMGTCSYVLAGTEKAMEETFGSTCHGAGRVMSRTQAKKAVKGRSIHRELLDKGIRVKWTGRTTLAEEVPEAYKNVSEVVEVVHGAGISRKVARLRPVVVVKG; from the coding sequence ATGCGTCTTATTGAAAAAAGCCCCTATTGCTACGAAATAGCCCAGGAAGGGAACATGCGGGTTCCCGGCCGCATATACACCAGCAAAGCCCTCATGCCCGGCATGGAGGCCGATCAAAGCCTCAAACAGGTGGCCAACGTGGCGACCCTGCCCGGGATCGTCAAAGCCTCCATGGCCATGCCCGACATCCACTGGGGATACGGCTTTTCCATCGGCGGCGTGGCGGCCTTTGACTGGCAGGACGGGGTCATCTCCCCCGGCGGCGTGGGCTACGACATCAACTGCGGGGTCCGGCTGGCGGCCACCTCGTTGGATATGGACAGCCTGCAGCCCTATTTAGATAAAATCGCCGACGCCCTGTACCAGGGCATACCCTGCGGGGTGGGCTCCACGGGATTCGTCAAACTGAACCAAAAGGAAGCCAAAAGGGTGCTTGAACAAGGCAGCCGCTGGGCGGTCTCCCAGGGTATGGGCGCGGATTCGGACCTGGAGCATACCGAGGAAAACGGCTGCATGGGCGCCGCGGATTCGGAAGCGGTCAGCGAACGGGCTTTGCAGCGGGGCCTCAAGCAGTTGGGCACCCTGGGCTCGGGCAACCATTTTTTGGAAGTCGGGGTGGTGGACGAAGTCTTTGACCTTGCCATTGCTGACGTCTATGGCCTGTCTGAAGGACAGGTCACCGTTTTTCTTCATTCCGGATCCCGGGGGCTGGGATACCAGGTTTGCGACGATTATCTGGCGCGCATGACGAAGAAGTCCAAGGATTTGGGCATAGAGCTTCCCGACCGCCAACTGGTCTGCTCGTGGATCAACTCCAAATTGGGCAAGGAGTATTACTCCGCCATGGCTTGCGCAGCCAATTACGCCTGGGCCAACCGGCAGATACTCATGCATCAGGCGGAGGAGGTCTTGCTGAAAACCCTGGGCATGTGCCCGCGGGACCTGGGCATGCGTCTGATTTATGACGTGTGCCACAACATCGCCAAAAAGGAAACCCACGTGGTGGACGGCGTGTCCCGCGCTTTGTGCGTGCACAGAAAAGGGGCCACCCGAGCTTTTGCCCCGGGGCATCCTGACGTTTGCAGCGCCTACAGGAAGGTGGGGCAGCCGGTTTTGGTTCCGGGCGACATGGGAACCTGCTCTTATGTGCTGGCCGGTACGGAAAAGGCCATGGAGGAGACCTTCGGCTCCACCTGTCACGGCGCCGGCCGGGTCATGAGCCGCACCCAGGCGAAAAAAGCGGTCAAGGGCCGTTCCATCCATCGGGAGTTGCTGGATAAGGGCATTCGTGTGAAATGGACCGGCCGCACGACTCTGGCGGAAGAGGTTCCCGAGGCCTATAAAAACGTGAGTGAGGTGGTGGAAGTGGTGCACGGCGCCGGGATTTCCCGAAAGGTGGCCAGGCTCCGTCCGGTGGTCGTGGTTAAGGGGTAG
- a CDS encoding ATP-binding protein, translating into MKNFLLLAIACVGVTALFFIDAWLLKDVERKHQEDFLIMSETARIRLENSIQSRFNAVSALEALFIIHPRTKPEEFARFAQSLLEKNPPVRALQYADSQTQVTYVYPPKGNEITITKPMVLITDPKRGPFTRKAIEAKKPSLQGPFSLRQGGMGVVVRTPIFDGDKFLGLAIGVYDLPALIKEAVCEERHAGIIMQLADLNDHVFSGPEQLSGRIYRQIVRVLDQTWVMTSMPMEAKKPPQLPRALTWIFGLAGLTAIIMAISLSRRQTARLEQTVKMRTKELEEANLALARDLEEIQRMEKQLLHAHRMRSIGTLSGGIAHEFNNLLSIILGNTELALEDAPENRESRMFLQDVIAACARGKKVVQQIMRFSRKTPSGKTRLNVGPITTQALKLIRGTIGKGVEFRPRYSPEDGWILGDPQEIQQVVVQLITNSVQALGSAGGLVDVRIYTKELFTPLRVFGQDLPPGKYVCIEVQDNGHGIAPQAMERIFEPYFTTRGFGRNLGMGLSVVQGILLGHGGGIRIESEEGRGTRALCFFPAAEAVEQEEAANGDVIAGGTESILFVDDEESIARTNKIRLERLGYSVTEALDPAKALAMVEEDPLRFDLVITDLTMPGMKGDRLIRLIRKIRPDLKCILCSGYNDAVSDEAIEEIGASAWLSKPAKGLDLARIVRKTLDGVT; encoded by the coding sequence GTGAAGAATTTCCTTTTATTGGCCATAGCGTGCGTGGGCGTGACAGCGCTTTTCTTCATAGATGCGTGGCTTTTGAAGGACGTGGAAAGAAAGCATCAGGAAGACTTTCTTATCATGTCGGAGACAGCCCGAATCCGTCTGGAAAACAGCATCCAATCCCGGTTTAACGCCGTAAGCGCTCTGGAAGCGCTTTTTATTATCCATCCCCGGACAAAGCCGGAGGAATTCGCCCGTTTCGCCCAATCGTTGTTGGAGAAAAATCCTCCGGTCCGAGCCCTGCAGTACGCAGACTCCCAAACCCAGGTAACTTACGTTTATCCGCCCAAAGGCAACGAAATCACCATAACCAAGCCAATGGTCCTCATTACGGATCCCAAAAGGGGGCCGTTCACCAGAAAGGCGATAGAAGCCAAAAAACCCTCCCTCCAAGGCCCCTTTTCTTTGCGTCAGGGAGGAATGGGCGTGGTCGTCCGGACGCCGATTTTCGACGGCGACAAGTTTTTGGGCCTCGCCATAGGGGTGTACGATCTGCCGGCGCTGATTAAGGAAGCCGTCTGCGAGGAGCGGCACGCGGGAATCATCATGCAACTGGCCGACCTGAACGATCATGTTTTTTCCGGGCCCGAGCAATTGTCGGGAAGGATCTATAGGCAAATCGTCCGGGTGCTTGACCAGACGTGGGTCATGACCTCCATGCCCATGGAGGCAAAAAAGCCTCCCCAACTGCCCCGCGCACTCACCTGGATTTTCGGTCTGGCGGGCCTGACGGCCATTATTATGGCAATCAGTCTTTCACGGCGGCAAACGGCCCGTCTGGAGCAGACGGTCAAAATGAGAACCAAGGAGTTGGAAGAAGCCAACCTGGCTTTGGCCCGGGATCTTGAAGAAATCCAAAGGATGGAAAAGCAATTGCTCCACGCCCACAGGATGCGCTCCATTGGAACGCTTTCAGGAGGCATCGCCCATGAGTTCAATAATTTATTGAGCATCATACTCGGCAATACGGAGCTTGCTTTGGAAGACGCCCCGGAAAACAGGGAAAGCCGGATGTTTTTGCAGGACGTGATTGCTGCATGCGCCCGGGGCAAAAAAGTGGTGCAGCAGATTATGCGTTTCAGCCGGAAAACCCCATCGGGAAAAACCCGGCTGAACGTGGGCCCGATTACCACGCAGGCCCTGAAGCTCATCAGGGGGACAATCGGAAAGGGGGTGGAGTTTCGTCCCCGTTACTCCCCGGAGGACGGATGGATTCTTGGAGATCCCCAAGAGATTCAGCAGGTTGTTGTGCAATTAATCACCAATTCGGTCCAGGCGCTGGGGAGCGCGGGAGGACTGGTTGACGTTCGCATATACACCAAAGAGCTTTTTACGCCCCTCCGGGTTTTTGGTCAGGACCTTCCTCCCGGAAAATACGTGTGTATAGAAGTGCAGGACAACGGCCATGGCATTGCACCGCAGGCCATGGAACGGATTTTTGAGCCCTATTTCACCACCAGGGGGTTCGGCCGCAACCTGGGCATGGGGCTTTCCGTGGTGCAGGGAATCCTTTTGGGGCATGGAGGCGGAATCAGGATTGAGAGTGAAGAAGGCCGGGGGACCCGGGCATTATGCTTCTTTCCCGCAGCGGAAGCAGTGGAGCAGGAAGAGGCCGCCAATGGGGATGTCATTGCCGGCGGCACGGAAAGTATTTTGTTTGTGGACGATGAAGAATCCATTGCAAGAACCAATAAAATCCGTCTGGAGCGGCTGGGGTATTCGGTGACGGAGGCTTTGGACCCGGCAAAGGCTCTGGCCATGGTGGAGGAAGATCCCTTGCGATTTGATCTGGTTATTACGGATTTGACCATGCCGGGAATGAAGGGGGATCGGTTAATCCGGCTTATCCGCAAAATCCGGCCGGACCTCAAGTGCATCTTGTGCAGCGGGTATAACGACGCAGTCTCCGATGAAGCGATTGAAGAAATAGGGGCAAGCGCCTGGCTGAGCAAACCGGCCAAGGGTCTGGATTTGGCCCGCATTGTGCGTAAAACCCTGGACGGCGTAACCTGA
- a CDS encoding GNA1162 family protein yields MDESPGNFQTRASRTCPPHSVALLPFENLTECPEIAQLVRESLYSHLSPKHYEDVELGEVDARLESIGLSSFEDVQSVEVRKLGELLHADAVVYGSVTKCSRVYIGVFSSVCVATSLEVYDTRTGEKVWTDFEEACFHDGGVPLDVLSIPLTAMRSGMNMREVVRVRVVDDLCRTLVARVPAAQETEFHVEESAGSDSFELQVGAFHEEDGAVETAASMHKKGFAAFVRKDEEQGSVWYRVLVGPFSDRNEAESTLARVRESGTQDAFIRRFHIPE; encoded by the coding sequence TTGGACGAGTCTCCCGGAAATTTTCAAACCCGCGCCTCCCGGACCTGCCCTCCCCATTCCGTAGCTCTGCTTCCATTTGAAAACCTGACCGAATGCCCTGAAATCGCCCAACTGGTGCGCGAGAGTTTGTACAGTCATCTGTCGCCCAAGCATTATGAGGACGTCGAACTTGGGGAAGTGGACGCCAGGCTGGAATCCATAGGCCTTTCCAGCTTTGAGGACGTGCAAAGCGTAGAGGTTCGCAAGTTGGGCGAGCTTTTGCACGCCGACGCCGTGGTTTACGGGTCCGTCACCAAATGCAGCAGGGTTTATATCGGCGTCTTTTCTTCGGTCTGCGTAGCGACCTCTTTGGAGGTGTATGACACCCGCACGGGAGAAAAGGTCTGGACGGACTTTGAGGAGGCCTGCTTTCATGACGGGGGAGTTCCCCTGGACGTCTTGTCCATCCCTCTTACGGCCATGCGCTCAGGCATGAACATGCGGGAAGTGGTTCGAGTGCGGGTGGTGGACGACCTTTGCCGCACTTTGGTCGCCCGGGTTCCCGCCGCCCAGGAGACGGAATTCCATGTAGAAGAGTCTGCGGGGTCGGACAGTTTTGAGCTGCAGGTGGGGGCTTTTCATGAGGAAGACGGCGCCGTGGAAACAGCGGCCTCCATGCACAAAAAGGGATTCGCCGCGTTCGTGCGCAAGGACGAGGAGCAGGGGAGCGTCTGGTACCGGGTTTTGGTGGGGCCTTTCAGCGATAGAAATGAGGCGGAGTCCACCCTGGCCAGGGTTAGGGAGAGCGGGACGCAAGACGCCTTTATCCGCCGGTTTCACATCCCGGAGTAG